In the Syntrophales bacterium genome, one interval contains:
- a CDS encoding CsbD family protein: MKSSIRDKAEGKFHEVKGKVKETAGKLNDNPELEAEGIDEKIAGQVQEKIGQVKKVLGK, translated from the coding sequence ATGAAATCGAGCATTAGGGACAAGGCCGAAGGAAAGTTTCACGAAGTGAAGGGTAAGGTCAAGGAGACCGCCGGGAAACTTAACGATAATCCTGAATTGGAAGCTGAAGGTATCGATGAAAAGATAGCCGGCCAAGTTCAGGAAAAGATCGGTCAGGTCAAAAAGG